A genome region from Chryseobacterium sp. G0186 includes the following:
- a CDS encoding bacteriocin-like protein: MKKVLTSKKLSRNNLKAIQGAGQMVCCVVSCGDNQCLFWEQLPAECPEFPYCM, encoded by the coding sequence ATGAAAAAAGTACTTACATCAAAAAAATTATCCAGAAACAATTTAAAAGCGATTCAAGGGGCAGGGCAAATGGTATGCTGTGTTGTAAGCTGTGGAGACAATCAATGTCTTTTTTGGGAGCAATTACCGGCAGAATGCCCAGAATTTCCTTACTGTATGTAA
- a CDS encoding recombinase, which produces MKFFNSSTNFESVLKKYFSFKNETLSLEPFAELLESVKRADFTDVLNFLRSNPNFAENFKYYIHNIFKGRPFNLSLTEANILSENAFFPELKKRILNKVLPPVENENTVWYMIDNVSLRPKKDLKYLHNLPENEIDEFLKLLGAADFIIKSNVKKELIFSMNILSWRVTGMAMEVEVVRMAPQYRNLDNPFLALQNELETLAEDLVKDPELQLHSKDSRFKQIKIYTEQCQEFVNIAFKNSAKYGISGKINQSLLKIRQQTDRIFEIVQLLVIDNEEDILIKSKQLVFNILNYKSHKNNIADLINDSTRLISHLITNHTAEAGAHYITSTRKEYMTMFYKASGGGIIVGALCVLKMLYGYIPGSDFSHAFLYSMNYAMGFVMIYLMGFTLATKQPAMTAATMTKVLSEEGNNKRNNTEFAHLVSKLFRSQFIAFVGNVLLAFPVALAIIYGLDVFFSQNLAIDRSDKLLKDLDPFKSKAILHASIAGFYLFISGIISGNIGNNSVFYQIPERIAKNLSIRSFFGKKFAKGLSKYYAKNWPGIVSNFWFGVFLGATAPVGLFFGLDLDIRHITFAAGNFALGLYGKDFSVDSYTFWMSFVTVFLIGFFNFLVSFSLSMFLAFRSRKMNFGQVSEIYKEIFRYFAKHPLKFFLPLRSGLDKKADDLMSSTISNKSEEH; this is translated from the coding sequence ATGAAATTCTTTAATTCCAGCACAAATTTTGAGTCAGTTCTTAAAAAGTATTTTTCTTTTAAGAACGAAACCCTTTCTTTAGAACCCTTTGCAGAGCTTTTAGAGAGTGTAAAGAGGGCAGACTTTACAGATGTGCTCAATTTTCTCAGAAGCAATCCGAATTTTGCGGAAAACTTTAAATATTACATTCACAATATCTTTAAGGGAAGACCTTTCAATCTGTCGTTAACAGAAGCGAATATTCTTTCTGAAAATGCCTTTTTTCCTGAGCTTAAAAAAAGAATACTGAATAAGGTCTTACCACCCGTTGAAAACGAAAATACGGTGTGGTACATGATTGATAATGTAAGTTTAAGACCCAAAAAAGATCTGAAATATCTGCATAACCTCCCTGAAAATGAGATTGATGAATTTTTAAAACTTTTAGGCGCTGCAGACTTTATCATTAAGTCTAACGTAAAAAAGGAATTGATCTTCTCTATGAATATTCTTTCGTGGAGGGTTACAGGAATGGCGATGGAAGTGGAGGTTGTAAGAATGGCTCCACAGTACAGAAATCTGGACAATCCGTTTTTAGCTCTTCAAAATGAGCTGGAAACATTGGCTGAAGATCTGGTAAAAGATCCGGAATTACAATTACATTCTAAAGACAGCCGATTTAAGCAGATTAAAATTTATACAGAACAATGTCAGGAGTTTGTAAATATAGCCTTTAAAAACTCGGCTAAATATGGTATTTCGGGAAAGATTAATCAATCCTTGCTGAAGATTCGCCAGCAGACTGACAGAATCTTTGAAATTGTACAGCTGCTAGTCATTGATAATGAAGAAGACATTCTTATTAAATCCAAGCAATTGGTTTTTAATATACTGAATTATAAATCTCATAAAAACAATATTGCAGACCTTATCAACGATAGTACAAGGCTGATCTCTCACCTTATTACCAATCATACTGCAGAAGCAGGAGCCCACTATATTACCTCCACCCGAAAAGAATATATGACCATGTTCTACAAGGCTAGTGGAGGAGGGATCATTGTTGGGGCACTTTGTGTACTGAAAATGCTCTACGGATATATTCCAGGAAGTGATTTTTCACATGCATTCCTGTATTCGATGAATTATGCGATGGGATTCGTTATGATTTATCTGATGGGATTCACACTGGCCACAAAACAGCCGGCTATGACGGCTGCTACCATGACCAAGGTATTGTCTGAAGAAGGGAATAACAAAAGAAATAATACAGAATTTGCACACCTTGTCTCCAAGCTTTTCAGGAGCCAGTTTATAGCCTTTGTGGGGAATGTATTGCTTGCTTTTCCGGTGGCTTTGGCCATCATTTACGGACTGGATGTCTTTTTCTCACAAAACCTGGCTATTGACAGATCAGATAAGCTGTTAAAAGATTTGGATCCTTTTAAATCCAAGGCCATTCTGCATGCCAGCATTGCCGGTTTCTATCTTTTTATTTCAGGGATTATTTCAGGAAATATTGGGAATAACTCCGTGTTCTATCAAATTCCGGAAAGAATAGCGAAAAACCTTTCTATCAGAAGCTTTTTCGGTAAGAAATTTGCCAAGGGATTATCTAAATATTATGCAAAGAACTGGCCGGGAATTGTTTCCAATTTTTGGTTTGGGGTTTTCCTTGGAGCTACGGCTCCTGTAGGATTGTTCTTTGGGCTTGATCTGGATATCAGACACATTACCTTTGCAGCCGGAAACTTTGCCCTGGGATTGTATGGAAAAGATTTCTCAGTAGACTCTTACACATTCTGGATGTCTTTTGTGACGGTATTTTTAATTGGGTTCTTCAACTTCCTGGTGAGCTTTAGTTTGTCTATGTTCCTGGCGTTCAGATCAAGAAAAATGAACTTTGGACAGGTAAGTGAAATCTATAAAGAAATATTCAGATACTTTGCGAAACATCCGTTGAAATTCTTCCTGCCATTGCGCTCAGGATTGGATAAGAAAGCTGATGATTTGATGAGTAGTACAATCTCCAATAAATCTGAGGAACATTAA